CTCACTAATTTAACATccctaaataaatgaattgaaatgaaatgtaatGACGAGATGAGGACGGAATCTTGAGTAATAAAACGAACATGCTCCGTTCGTGTCTCGCGTACATTTTGAGATGGAAATTCTTCACCAGATCTGCTTGACAACGTAACCATTTCTTCCTTCACCCCTCTGCCGAGTCATACGGAAATGGGTTATgcgctattttattttttcttgctcACTTAGCGACTAGTCGAGCAACAAACGGCTATCAAAACAGAACCCTTTGGAGGTTTTCATTGTAGCGAAGGCCACAGAAATAAGTTTGGGCTTGTGCCCCCCACCGGTTGCCTTCTCCGCATGGATGGATGTCAGCCGAGGGGCTTCAGATGGCCGCCAACGCTGGCATGGCAGCGGCCGTCGTGTCACCCCCCTCCTCCCGCCGTCTGTTAGCCGAGCCTGTTGCCTTGCTTTTTCGTTTTTCTCTcgaaacatgtttgtttgtttttcccccctcaaaaaTAACCATCATTACAAGTCAAGTGAATACTGCATACTTTTGACTGATACTGTCTGAGAGCTCATTTCACAGTACAGGATTTTATTTAGCGACAGTGAAAGTTGGAAATTGCGGCTTGAAGCCAACACTACCACAtcattatgcaaaaaaaaacagaggtgCAATATCACAACACGAGACCCCCGACAACACCTTGGCTGAgtctgaacagaatcggtgagaAAAGGCAACCTTGGCAGATTCTAACCCTCactgaaaaaaagtcttaatttcctcaacgaaaactaaacaaaaataatttcgtcaacacacatttttccccaaactaaaactagactagattaAAATCTCATTAATGAACAATagctgggactaaatcagtatgcagtttcgtcgactaatgaagaaaatgtacttcaatgaataaaaactggactaaaaatcTCTGGacgttttagttcatgaacaaaaacgagatgaaaattacaTGATTTTGTAAGATCaattgtctctgctaatctgtcacgtctgtgacactgtcatttgACACACAACatatgggacagacaggaagtggattcatggtgaaatgttaaaaaaaaaaaaaagtcaattatagttataacttaacattaatccaatggctataacgttccaacactAATTAGCGACTACTAACGAATGCTGGCTAACTAACTAGCTCATAGCTTGTAGACCTTgtcgccactgtaattgtgggaatgctgaagcattcccacatgttattgtgattttttattctccacactttttcgcTGCGTAACAACtcctacataatacttccaatttagaccgtacaaatttcaactagcttccaaaattcatgccatcTTGGGTATTTATTGCcttattccacattacttacagtattcgcacaatttaatgttaaaatgtcaacttttcACCATtcatgaactttttctaagtatcactttccacgcccacttccatacgtataacttatcattaccacgtgtctgatactgcttggtggcaccagGAGCTTCTaatgtcataatttatctctcaatttacttcataagcatcccagatgcattcaaatcttagcattcagcattcccacgcaatttcaacACCATACACTGACAGAAATTAGCATGGATGGTagatgtttggttttttttttttttggttttttttccaagtcttgaGCATGGAtggttgtggctttttttttcttttttctttacagTTTTGGTTGGCTCTCCGGgacggggaagcgaacccacagtACCACTCCGCCATCCAGAGCCCCACAAGGGTGGCAACTGCTACAGGTGTGACGTCACAGGTAGCATCCTCTTTCTGCTATGTGGCTATACTGACATCTACTGACCGTGCATATGTGTTATATAATATTGTAGAACTTGAGGTACAAGTCGAGTGTAATCAATTATAATCCATCAGCAAAATGTGAAACGAATTTTAAATTCTAAATGCCAGGTTATATATGATAGTGTACATAATTTCatggaaaaaaatcaatgtaataaaaatgtgcagtaatgtgtaaagaacaaaaataaattgcgCACTTAATATCTTGAAAATGAATGATATAGAAATATAAACAAtacattcaaattattttttaacatattttagtATTTGAAGTTATATGAATCagactaatacaaaaaaaattacattgatCAAAcatttatagtatttttttagatttagcaCTTTTTATTCAGAATAAtaagtatattttaaaatattttaatgtatttgtaaATATGTTAATTTACTTGTCAGATAGAGGTCTGCTTGAGTGggggggaaaatttttttttatttgtacagcGAAAAGGAAGAACAAagacacttgattaggtacacctgaaCCATCTACAGTTCACTTACTGGCCTCAAGCCTGCTTTGGTTggttgcaggtgtacctaatattacGACTCAGGGAGCCATGATGAATCGCTCCACTTTCATCAGGTAGGCCGGCTTCAGGAAGCGCTGCAGTTCTCGCTTGCTCAGCCACATGAGGGCGCCGTTGGGTTCCGCGTGGGCTTGGGAATCGCGGGTCAGGACGGCTTTGAAGAAGAAGATCTTGGCGCCCGCCGCCGTGTCGCTGCGGGCGGCTTTGGGCAGCTTGTACTTGTACACGCCGCACGGCGCCTGGCCCAGGAACGTGGCCTTGAGGGCAGGCTCTGTGCGATGAAAGACGCCAAGCTGTCAATCATCTGTTGAGACGCGGGCGCCGGGCTGCTGAATATACCTGTGAGGGAGGCGAGCGCCCTCTGAGCCGTGTGCCTCAGCGTCTCCCCCGGCTGCCACTGGGCCTGAGGGAGCAGCCACAGTTTGTCGCTTCCGACCTGCTGCTCGGACAGCAGCACCAGGGAGTCGGACAGGAGGCGGCGCCACGAGCTCAGGTCCTTGTCCACCTCGTctgcacatgcgcacacacgggGGACGGACGTTGCTTAGCAACCCTTGGGACTTGTCAAAGTGCAAGAAGCACTAGAAAAAGTACAGTAGTAGTGtaatcgcgataaatcgtgatgctttgcctcccgatagattatcgatacgcctaggcaagtatcgcgatatttgtagttaactcatttgctcccaataatgtgtaaatacattttttttaatgttctaagtgtcccaaagacgtatttatacgttattgttttttatgctacagcatacagaaggctttgatgcagcctctcaactgcaaagaacggttgcagaaatggtagttattacacaaacggccagcaggtggcagcagagcaaaggagatcaaccagggccatgtagaaaaaaagctgaattacttacaattttaaatagatttgcgaaaactgatgaaacttagctctcttctaatgccaattgctgcaaaacggaaatagatagaaacatactttttttcctgatgaaagaagagactttaatctttcttttgataggttccatgttaggttatagcaatagaacacaatattctgtgggccttgcaaaatcagttaaaatccagtaaaacagccgggagcgaacgggattgcgaaatgtgaaaatggctgccagtgaatgagttaatatacagccactataacggctccattacTTATTGCGCAATTATCCTAAATCctaaatcctaaaaaaaaaaaaaaaaaaaaaaaaaaatcgattctgccgattattgaatcgattcgagaatcgtgcgatgtagtatcgcgatatatcgccgaatcgatttttttaacacccctaccctgcacgatcagtgacgcgcatgcgcagaagatcccgccatcttggatcgctagctaatactaatactttatcacagagaaaataataaaacagctgtttattcattttgggagtgaatagagttgtcagaaagctgttttttaatctatgaataaagtttgactgacatatcggactgttttgttgacattccctttagcgcagcaccatctaatggatacataacgtaaccccagcctctactgtagcgccttatatatggaaaaaagttttaaaatacgtCAGtctttgaaggtgcgccttataatgcggtgcaccttatagtcgtgaaaataacggtaattggatttaatatttaagtcattttatttatttacttttgcaatggtacacaaaaaaattgtcacagtttatataatgaaacaattgactatgtaactgactgacatattgcatgacaatagtgtttaaggaaaatatgttcacagaaagttgtcTCTAATAGTAGGAGTAGTGTGAGGAGAAGTAGTAGAATTTTTAGTAGTGATGAGTAGTATTTGTAGTGGTAAAAGTATTAAGTATTAATAGTAGTAGAAGTATTAGATTGTAGTCTTCCTGACCTGTGACTCTGGGCGCCGGGCTGAATGTCTTGAATTTGCGCTCCCACTCGTCCTCCAGGTCCTGCGTGAGTACGATGTCTTCTTGGTCGTTGCGCTCgtcttcgtcgtcgtcgtcgtagtCGTCAGCCTGCTTTCTCCTCAGCTTCTCCGCGTCCGCCAGCAGACGCAGCTCGTGTTCGGACAGGATGCTTTTCTCCAGCTCCATCTTGACAATGCAGATAAAGAAGGAACTAAAAATCAACCATCCTTTATCGTAACCTCATTCCTCCTATCACTTGGTGATAGACAGCTTCATGGGCGCCGCCATTTTGTTATGTGACGTCCTTTGCTACGTTCCTGAAAACAAGGCGGTCTGACACCAAAGTTAAAAGAACCACAATTTTGTGAACTGTATGTAAATACTAACAATATAAAAATGTGGAATTGCATTATTTTGTGACGATATTAATTTATGAAAACACACCTGCTGCATCAGGCGAGCAAAGCGCTGCTCCATCGGGCTCAGCTCCGCCGAGATGACCGGCGGCCGCTGCAAACACACCGCAGCCATCAGAGTCCACGGGGAACGCGGTGTTTCCGGCGCTAGTTTCCTCCGGAGGTTCGAAAGGCAATTTGAACTGTTGGAAAACGTGCGGAACGCACAGTTCGCCGCCGTAGTCCTCTCAAAACCAGAGAGATAACGTAGCAGCGGCTGGCTCGCCACCCTAACACAGGGAGCCGCCATCTTCTTCTGTGACGTTCGCTACCagccagaaaaaaatataattgcacATAAGCTTCTCGTAAAGACCTACGCTTTTCATCTTATTTTACCAAATTATTAGAAGATAGCTCAGCAGAACTGTgtcttttaaaataatgtattacGTAATCTATAAAAAGTGGACGGAAGCGTGCGTTCAAAATTTAGTTTGGAAATATACGAGGGTTTGAATTTGTTCGTGAATGCAGCACATACCCACAATTCTTTGCAGTGAGCAGACTTGTCCATTCCAGTTATTGAGGGGGatataagtgttattgtattgtttttaagttacgtTTCATTGTGCCACAAAACGATTTGACGCATTACATTATGTAATActcataataattattaaaaaaatgtatttacattttcac
Above is a genomic segment from Festucalex cinctus isolate MCC-2025b chromosome 4, RoL_Fcin_1.0, whole genome shotgun sequence containing:
- the mrpl46 gene encoding large ribosomal subunit protein mL46; translated protein: MQRTSQKKMAAPCVRVASQPLLRYLSGFERTTAANCAFRTFSNSSNCLSNLRRKLAPETPRSPWTLMAAVCLQRPPVISAELSPMEQRFARLMQQMELEKSILSEHELRLLADAEKLRRKQADDYDDDDEDERNDQEDIVLTQDLEDEWERKFKTFSPAPRVTDEVDKDLSSWRRLLSDSLVLLSEQQVGSDKLWLLPQAQWQPGETLRHTAQRALASLTEPALKATFLGQAPCGVYKYKLPKAARSDTAAGAKIFFFKAVLTRDSQAHAEPNGALMWLSKRELQRFLKPAYLMKVERFIMAP